A genomic window from Lotus japonicus ecotype B-129 chromosome 1, LjGifu_v1.2 includes:
- the LOC130727534 gene encoding uncharacterized protein LOC130727534 isoform X1, which produces MVFYFKARPEAGDFTIFMGLDKYENEELIKYGFPEDIWFHVDKMSSAHVYVRLHKGQTIDDMSEGLLEDCAQLVKANSIQGNKVNNVDVVYTPWSNLKKTASMDVGQVGFYNSKMVRTVRVEKRINEIVNRLNKTKVERTPDLKAEREAVNAAERAERKQHLREKSSVQKRREEMERLEKERQSELRSYKGLMVAENMTSNKDIASGSKSLQELEEDFM; this is translated from the exons ATGGTGTTCTACTTCAAAGCTCGCCCTGAAGCTGGCGATTTCACCATCTTCATGGGTCTTGACAAGTATGAGAATGAAGAGCTCATCAAATACGGTTTTCCTGAAGACATCTG GTTCCATGTTGATAAGATGTCTTCGGCCCATGTCTATGTTAGGCTGCACAAAGGTCAGACTATCGATGACATGAGCGAAGGTTTACTGGAAGACTGTGCTCAGCTTGTCAAAGCAAATTCAATTCAAG GAAATAAAGTGAACAATGTTGATGTTGTTTACACTCCTTGGTCTAATTTGAAGAAGACTGCTTCAATGGATGTTGGTCAAGTTGGTTTTTATAACTCAAAAATG GTTCGAACTGTTAGAGTGGAGAAGAGGATAAATGAGATTGTTAACAGGCTAAACAAGACAAAGGTGGAAAGAACTCCTGATTTGAAGG CTGAACGAGAAGCAGTTAATGCAGCTGAAAGAGCAGAGAGAAAGCAACACCTGAGAGAAAAA AGCTCTGTGCAGAAGCGCCGTGAGGAAATGGAAAGACTTGAAAAGGAGAGACAATCAGAGCTTAGGAGCTACAAGGGCTTGATGGTTGCAGAAAATATGACATCCAACAAAGACATTGCATCTGGAAGCAAATCACTGCAGGAACTAGAGGAGGATTTTATGTAA
- the LOC130727534 gene encoding uncharacterized protein LOC130727534 isoform X2, producing the protein MVFYFKARPEAGDFTIFMGLDKYENEELIKYGFPEDIWFHVDKMSSAHVYVRLHKGQTIDDMSEGLLEDCAQLVKANSIQGNKVNNVDVVYTPWSNLKKTASMDVGQVGFYNSKMVRTVRVEKRINEIVNRLNKTKVERTPDLKAEREAVNAAERAERKQHLREKKRREEMERLEKERQSELRSYKGLMVAENMTSNKDIASGSKSLQELEEDFM; encoded by the exons ATGGTGTTCTACTTCAAAGCTCGCCCTGAAGCTGGCGATTTCACCATCTTCATGGGTCTTGACAAGTATGAGAATGAAGAGCTCATCAAATACGGTTTTCCTGAAGACATCTG GTTCCATGTTGATAAGATGTCTTCGGCCCATGTCTATGTTAGGCTGCACAAAGGTCAGACTATCGATGACATGAGCGAAGGTTTACTGGAAGACTGTGCTCAGCTTGTCAAAGCAAATTCAATTCAAG GAAATAAAGTGAACAATGTTGATGTTGTTTACACTCCTTGGTCTAATTTGAAGAAGACTGCTTCAATGGATGTTGGTCAAGTTGGTTTTTATAACTCAAAAATG GTTCGAACTGTTAGAGTGGAGAAGAGGATAAATGAGATTGTTAACAGGCTAAACAAGACAAAGGTGGAAAGAACTCCTGATTTGAAGG CTGAACGAGAAGCAGTTAATGCAGCTGAAAGAGCAGAGAGAAAGCAACACCTGAGAGAAAAA AAGCGCCGTGAGGAAATGGAAAGACTTGAAAAGGAGAGACAATCAGAGCTTAGGAGCTACAAGGGCTTGATGGTTGCAGAAAATATGACATCCAACAAAGACATTGCATCTGGAAGCAAATCACTGCAGGAACTAGAGGAGGATTTTATGTAA